DNA sequence from the Paramormyrops kingsleyae isolate MSU_618 chromosome 14, PKINGS_0.4, whole genome shotgun sequence genome:
tgtcacccccccgcccccccacccctccccaacGTGCACCTCCCTTCTCACACCTCCACTTCTCGTAATCCTTCTTGCGTGTCGGTCGTCACCCCGATGTCGAAGCAGGTCACCATCATGATGCGTGACTTGCATAGGTTGACATAGTACTCCAGCTCGTCAGTCGTCTGCTCCAGGGCTTCCAGGTACTCCTGCGACTCCTTGTCTAAATCCTGGTCCACCTCAACTGCAGGAGGGCAGAGAGACAGCAAAATATGCAACATATTAGCTGAAAGACCAGGATAACATCATCTGTTAGTTTTAGGCCAGGAGATTCCACCTCCACTTAAATAGCCAGCACTGAGGACCCTTTCAAAGCGTAAGCCTTCCATTCATACACGTGacaaaattagattttttaaatgtaagtgTGTGTTCCTCCTGTACAAGGGGTACTGACGACTGCTCTGGCTAGACAGGGACAGGGGGAGCCTTTTAAAAACCCCACCCGCAGAGAGTCGGGGGGGGtctgaaaggagcagcacaGCCCTGAAATAGCAGTAAGCCAATTGCACTTTATTGATTTCAAGACACAGTGAAAGCTGCGGCTTTCAGCCGCATGAAATGCTGTCATGTTCATGCTCAGGCGGAGCTTAAAGACAGCACTGCATgaatttggcaaaaaaaaaaaaaattaatagcCTTGCTTTGTGACCTTTACAGACCTTATATATTTCCTTCCTCTGTGGTGCAGAGAAAGGTGTTGCTTATGCAAGAGAAACCTTTAAAAGGTCTCTCAGTTTGAAAGGGAGAGGCTGATTTTCCTCTAATTGTGTTGAATGTAGAAACATTAATATCTAATTTTTACTTTCTTTGCCTGAAGCGAGATCAAGAAACTGCTTCAAAAATTAGCAGATATTAACGGACATATTTCCAGCATCTGAGAATCATAGATCAAGATAAATTACCCCGGAGCAACTTTACCATACTGCTGTAAATAACAGCTAAAAGCCTTTTTGTTCACCCATTTTCTCCATTTAGCAGCACACAACTATATGCAATTGTGGTTTTTTTCACTCAAGGGTGGACTCTATAATTTTCTGTTACACCACCGACTTTCAAATGGACAGTGGCAATGAAAGCTGGGCTATGAACAGGTTGCAACCcaataacatgcatgcagaagctCAGGAGCTCATATCCTGCACGGTGCACGGGCTCCAATGATGATTAAACAGTGAGCAGGGTTAATGTAGTCTGTCTGCAGCTTTGGGTGTTAATAAAAGTGGTCTTGTCTTTATTAGATATAGGGTAACAGCTACCTATGCTCAGTGTTGAGGAaattactcacaaaagtaatccattacagacagttcaggcccagaaagtacaattccagaccaaggttttgtttcaaccaactaatTTAGTGTAACTTCCCCGGCACTGCCTATGCTTCACAAGCAGTAGGAAAATGAAATGGGAACCAACAAGTCTGATAGATAGGGTGATGCTCACAGTCTTTAATTTTCATTGAGGATGACCTACCACTGGACATTTAGCCCATATAGAGAATGTTTAGTATTTCTCCAGAGGGAAGTAGGACCATAGTTTAGCAGCAGTGTGTGATGGTCGCTCTGCCAGTACTCACACTCTCCTGTCCACTTGTTGGGGTCCATCATCAGCCTGTGCTTGGTGTCCTCAAGCTCCACCTTCAGCATCTCATGCTTGGCCTTCAGCTCCCGGATCTGCTGCTGCCGCCTCTCCAGTAGCTTCAGCCTGGTGTTGAAATAGAGCAGGCcctgccggggtgggggggggggggcagtgagccACCACACACAGGGGAGCCACAATCCCAATACTACTGATGGCTTCTTTCACACtagctcagtgtttcccaattctGTGCTCAGGgactcacagacagtccatgtttttgctccctcccagtagggagcaaaaacgtggactgtctgttagggagctcagagggagctaAAATATGgatgactgtgggtccctggggACTACACTGCACTAGGTGAATTCCAAGGGATACTGGATCTGAAACTAGCATCccaatatataaacatatacatatgtatacatGTGAGACAGGCTCCTAACGAGCAATAATGACAGATGATTTTTTGCTGCTGTCCTTGTTACCACAGAAGAATTGCAGGATATACAATTACACCCTATAATTTCAGTCGCAGTGTTTTCCAGGTATTGTCGTGTAAGAGGACTTGTTTCCGCTTGTAACGTACATTGTAATAATTCTAGGTCCTCTGGTCTTGCGCAATGAACGAACGATACCCCCTTTTGATAAAACCCTCCCTGGCCAAAGTCCTAAATTCAGCTCACAATTTAGACACGCCCATCCTGCCCCATCGACATACCTTTTCGACATCCTGAAAAGGTTGCTAGAGAAAGGAAAGAGAACAGAGAGGGCAGTGTGATTAAATGGATGAAAGGCCACATACCCAACAAGCACACAtacccgcacacacaccggcaTGGTAGGGTTGAGTTAGTAGCAATGCTATCGGCTCTGGGACAAGGCATTCCATTATGTGTGATTCAGCCATCGTTACTTTCAAAGACGAATTGAAGATCATCTTTTCCTAATTGAAACTAAATCAAACGACCATCCAGCTGATTTAATATCTCCCTTCAACAACTCTCCACTGGGCTGACTCCAGCTTGTAGGGATGGTTAATGACCCATGGAAGCGGGGACCGCCATAAAGAGTGATCAAGCATCCGCGGATGGAGACCTTCATCCATCACATGCTCCTCAGTTACACTAGGGCTTTGCCTCATACCCCCTTCCGAGGGCCATCCCGCGGATCACTCATACCTAAACCAATTAACCCCAGGCAGTAATTGCTTGTGCgatacccccaccccactccacgTTTCAACAGAGACCCACATGACAAAAAAACACCCAGCAAGCCGTCACAGGCACTTAAACACAGTCATTTGCTGCCAAGTGGATGGAAGAAGGTCAGGCAGTCAAAACAGACGTTCATTAATAAAGAACCAGCCTACCTAAGACAGCCTGCTCTGTGCCTGTCCTGTATTTGGACTATCAAGAAAGCAGCCAGgaacaaaacacattttcctgaacCTTAAGCAAGTTTAACTGACAAAATAATTCCATGGCTCCACCCAAAACAGTCAAACTCAACTCAAGACAGATTTGATGACAGAGCCACATTCCCCCTTAGCAGCAGCTCACCTCGGCCACATCCTCCATCCGCCGCCTCTGTAGCCGTTCCACGTCATCGATCTCATACACCTTGATCTCGAAGGGCTCCTTCAGAGTGCCGGGCAGCAGCGGGGGCAGGTCCACCCACTGCCCAGTGGTGCTGGGCTTCCACCCCAGTGAAGAGCTGTCcgggaggggggcagggatCAAACGTCTCCTCTGGAGACCTGGAGgcacaacaaataaaaaaataaataaaacagtcaGCGATCGAAGTCAGATCAGAGAAATATACATCAGGCTTATCCAGCAGTATGCagcaatattaataaatatgtatgaGGCCAAAGATCTGAAGCGATACTAGGCTTGAACCCGCGGGTGGTATTGATTGCATGCATATAGTGTATGGTGCTATCTATTGCACCTACAACAGATATGAATTACACAGGTCGACAACATAAATCTGAGAGTGAATAGGATCGCCTGATGAGATTCAACAGGAGGGGAATTCAATATAGTTCTATTCTGTGCATGGAATATATCTTAAATTGCACGCTGCATGGGTATCTGAATGCAAGATAATGTTCTCAGGCTAGAAGGACCAGGACTCAATTGTTGTTTCATGTTCACAGCATTACAGATTTATACATTAAAGTATACACCTTGCTCTCATTTCTTGAAGTTATTACCTATGATGACAAAGAGCGGGATCCTCAAATCATTCAACTTCCTAACAATCCGActgtgctgcagtgcttagaGATGCATACTTGTGACTAATGGAATATAAAAACTGCAAGCAAACCATTAACACCATGACGGGAGATTCATACACATGCATTTTGCCTACATAGCAGCTAGTGGTTATTTATAGACATTACTCAATTGTGAAACGAGGGAGTCTGTGCCAGTTAAACATCTCTAAATAGGCAATGCCTGGGTGTCACTGAAGAGtctatatgttatttttgctgCTAAAGTGAGATATATCCTTTGCTTTCCCATGTACCAAAggataattttatttatagcCTTTTGGCAATACATGGACTGATTCAGGAGACCTGAATACTCTGATGCTGAATAGTGTAGCAGACTGTTTGAGAAAGAGTTATAGATTGACGCCTCACCATTCGACCTCTTCTTGGGGGATTTGGATGCCCTGGTACGGCCGGAAGAGGACATGCCGCTCTCGCTCATGGAGTCGTGGGCCGAGGAGGCGCTGCCCGTGGCCTCACTGTCCCGGATCATGCTTTCATACCCACTGCTGCCCCCGCTGTGATAGAAGAGGGCAGTGCGACCCATGGCAGGGGGCAGCTCCCCACTGAGAACACTACTGTTATCGCTTCCATGTCCGCTGCTGTACCGCTGCGGCCGCCGCGGAGCAGTGATCTTGCTGTACGGGGAGGGCAGTGCGAGGGCGGTGGGCTTGTCATCACTGAGGTTTACCCCACTGTCATTGCCACTGTCTGAGTCTGCCGAGCCCCTGAAGTGCTTCCCAGGGCCGCTTGAAGCCAGCTCACTGACCCGGCTATTGGCAGCTCGGATGGCTTGCTTTGTTCCCATGATGGTGCCCCTCCCAGGCTTGCTGTTGACCCCGGTGACAGAACGAGGCCCCATCTTCCCTGTGGGAGGCAGGCCGGTGTTGCGTGCAGCTGGAGCAGCCAGAGATTTGGTAGAAGAACTCAAGGCCTTAGAACTACTTGTAGATATTGAGCGGGTCTTACTCCCACTGACGCCCATAGTCTTGGGGTTGACATTGCCTTTCAACAGCCCTGCTTTTCCTGGGGTCCCTGGCACGACACAAGGAGGAGGAGAAGTTGCAGTGGGAGTGGAGGCAGCAGTCGGGGCCCCAAGCCTTGGCACTGACCTACTGGATTTTCCATTACTGCCCAGACTTGCCCCACTATTTTCTCTGTATAATCCTGGCTTGGATCCCACAGAACTCAAGCTGTCACATCTCTCTAGGGATGTCTGACTGCCATACCACTGTCCAGTTTCCCCTTTGCCTCCTCTTGTCTTAAGACTAGATGTTGCTTTGCCTGAGCTGCAGTCTACTTTTAGGCTGGATGTTTTGTGGCTGCCGGAATTACTTCTAAGCCGCATCTCCAGCTCGTCTTCTGATGAAGCTGCTCTGGCTGCTGGGGACTTTCCTCCATCGATACCTGCTGACTTTAAGGCACTTGGGGGCAACAAGATCCGATTTTTCTGATCTAGGCTGGATTTACGGACGGGTGGAGCAGGAGGTGAGCTGCCACCAGGCTTTGGTAGCATACTACCTTTCTGTCCATTTGTCTTTTTCCCCAACGAAGAAAACTTCAGACTAACAGCTCCAGCCATGACATCTTGGGTCCCCCGGGAATCAGAGGAGTTATGGATGACAGGGACAGTGCCCAGAGTGGTTGCCCCACGTCGAAGTTGTGGCATTTTACTCGGAGTCTCTGTTTTCTTGCTACTAGATTTCTCACAGCCATCCACCACCCTTTGGGATGAGGTAGACACAAGTGTCTTAGGCGGTCGAGGTACACTGTTGCTGTTCATATCTGGCTTCCTGGAGGGTATGCTGCTTGTGCCATTCCTAGAGAACTTTCCTGCAGAATTGGAGTCACTGGCTCGAGAGTCTGACGGATTATCAATGCGTAGCCATGGGTCTTCTTGCTTGCCTTCCTGCCTCTGCAGTTCACGACTACTGCTGCTCTGGGGAACAAATGAGGTAGGTTTAATTTTTTTGGGAAGACTGGAGTGAACTCCTTGAGGGATCTGCGATGGCTGCGAACTGTTAAGAGTATTCGCTTTTGTCTCTTTAGAAATTCTTGTGGCCACTTTTATGGACTCCGGCGATGAAGGACACCTTGTTATGCTCAGTGAGAGTTTGCTGGACGTGACACTGTCACTGTCCATCTCAGAGAAGCAAAAGCCACTGTCATTCAAGGAGCTCTTGACATCCTGAGGGTTAAATGGCTCCTTGTGGAACATGCCAAGGGAATCCAAATAGAAAGTACCCTCTGGACCAATGTGCTTAGGCTGCTGCAAAAACCTATCTGCAGAAGGGGTGCCTTCACTCTCAAGTGTACCCACACTCACTTCGGTGAGCCAGGAACTGATGGAAGAACACCTGCTTCCAGGGCAGTCAAACACTTCCTCTggcactatgtcagtgtttatACCGGATGCACCTTCCTGGGACATGTAAGCATCAAACTCATCATTGATGCTGCTGATGATGCTAACTGGCCGAGAGCCAGAAGCCAAGGCTTGGAGGGAGCAGTCACTGTTGAAGCTAATGATGCTTGAGGGCCTCCCATTGTCTATGATACTGCCTATGGATAGCTCTTCCACCACAGTGAACACCAGCTCATCCTCTCCATTGAGCTCCACAGGCTGCTGCAGGGTGACTGTAGTCCTCAAGATATCCCTGTCGAAGCATCTTCCTCTAAAGGTAGAGCGCAGGTGGCTCACCTCCATGGGGGACCTACTCATGGGGTTGGCTCTTCCAAGGACCGGGGAGCTCCCAGGCTCCCCTCGCTTCAGTGATTGATGACTCATTCCTACTGGTGGCATCCTCATTGCAGAGCTTCCCTCTGACTCAGGGTAAAGTGTCCTAGGGTCTCTCTGTTGGGGAGGAGGAGGTGCAGGTTTGGGGAGGGGCCTCTTGTTGACATAGACCTTCTCCCGCACCACCGGTTCAGAGTCCTGAGACGTGGTGCTACCATACTTGGATGTGACTTCTCGTCCATCTGACGTGAGCACCTTCTCCCCATCTGCACTTGTTCGACTCAGACTTTCCACAACACCCCCATCAGAAGCAGATGATGACCACTTGGAATGTTCTGGTGTGGACTTGAATGGAGTGCTGCAAGTCAGATTATCTGATGTACACTGAGGAGGCTGCCTAAGTGAGTTGTTCTCCTGGTAGGAGGCCTTAGTAGGAGTCCCTGGAGGCACTGCAGCATTGTCTTTAGCTTTAGCAGCTCCATTGTCCAACTTGGACCCAGTCTGAGAGCCCTTGCCTTCCCCAGGGAAAACAGTTGGCTCTTCACTGCCGTCTATACACTCCAGACGCTCCTGAAGCTCTGCAAATGTGTTGCATTTGAAGTGGTCCCGGTCCACGGGACCATCCTTGGTACGCTTCCTATTGAGGGAGGGGATGATAGGCACAAATGCGGGTGGACCCTCATTGTCGCTGAGCTCGCGGTCCGAGAGAGCAGCTCCCCCAGGTCCCACATAGATGACGGTATCACAGGACTGCTCGCTGCTGGAGGAATAGTCCGGGTCGCTGACTAGGAGTGGTAGGTCTGGGTCCAATGCAACTGTTCTGGGATGAAAGGGTCTCAGGTGGGGCGGCCGGCGGATTCTGCCTTCCTCACAGGAGCTCTCCCCACCAGAGGAGCTTGACGCATACTGAAAACATTACAGAGACAGTACTGTTAAACATTTTTCAAAGCAGACATCTAGTTTGACCACTGGGTCTCGTTACATCCAAAATTGCTTTAATTCACGACTCTGAGCCCTGTCACTGATCACTGAATTATTTAATGACAAATCTGCACTCAGGACACAGTTAACCTGAGGGTAAATATCAATGGTGTCTTAACATGTCGATATGGTAAAGGTGAAAAGTGCACACCAATGGGGAACCACAAAAGCACTGGTCAATATTACAACACCACCACCAAGCTGTGCGTTACGACTGTGTCCCAGCCAGCATTATAAATATGTGCTGTCTTTCTGGCTCGTTATTCTGAAAGTATATTTCCTTAATCTGAGTACATTCATTACCCACCCTCCCAAGGCACACATATTGATTACACAGTGTAGATAAACAAGAAAAACTAACTCTGAATCATTGCTATAACTGCCGTTCGTTAACAGAGATGCTGATTAATTTTATAGATCTTAAAGGTTCCtgtgctggtggatatttcaccaCCCCCACCACATCCAGTCTATCTATCGAGTCAAAAAGGGCCGTCAGTGACAGAGAAGCAGGCAAACATCTGCAGCAGAGCAATGAGCCCCAATGAGCAGCAAATGTGGCTGACCTTCGCCTTCTTCTTCCGCATGCGGTGGATGCGCGAGGCCAGCTGCAGGGTGGTGAGGGACTCGGGGTACTGCGCCGGCGAGTCGGAGATGTGTGCGATCATGGTGGTACGGCAGTTGATGTTGCCCAGCGACTCCCTCAGCAACATTGTCAGCTTGCTGTCCCTGCGCATCAAAGCCAGACAGCTCACGCTGGTGCCAATATCCAGCTTCCCCAGGACACGCTCACACTTCTCATGACATGACAAGCAGGCTTTCACAGTAAAATCAGAGCCTCACTTATACTAGTCTGTGctcatattaatatattttcacACGGCTGTTTACCTCTGGCAGAATGGAGAGTCTTAACTCTACACTCTAAACTAGTGTTTCCGAATCAGGTCTTCAGGGActtgcagacagtccatgtgtTTGCTCTCTCACAGCTCCCGgtagggagaaaaaatgtggacaACCTGGCAGAGACCttggagggaacaaaaacatgggCCGTCTGGGAGTTCTCAAGGACCAAATTGGGAAACTGTAAACACAGTGATTTACGCACAGTTTTCCTGAGAGCAGTAACAAGTAAGATCTCCCAGTTCCATTCCCACTCCACTCCTTCTCTGCTGATCCTATCTTAAACTTCCACACAACTCTCACTACCCCCTTATCTCCCCCTCTTCTGCTGCATCTTCCTTCTTCCAGAGCCACAGTCCCGTTCTCCTCTCCATTATTGATAGCTTCTCCCGTGTTTCCCGGATTTCGCAGATCGTCCTCCAACTTTTACCAGGTAAAATGAGCCACAGTGATTTACCCGCAAGCAAGCCATAGAGGTTACTCATGGGCAGCAGAGCCTGCGCAGCTGTAAAGCTGTCAGAGTGCGTACATCTGCACAAGCCCTGCCCCTCATCCCTCAATCATTTATTTTCGGACTGAGGAAGGATGGCCCCTTGGCACCTCACCTGTAAGGGACGTGCTTAGCCCCGTTAGCCAGAGCCAGAATGACGTTGCCGAGGGCATTAAGTGACAGGCACAGGCCACCACCTCCATCCCTGCTCTTGCTCAGGACCTTCTCGCAGCTACCCAGGTCAATGAGATGCAGGCGACTCCGGCCTCCCGACACTAGTGGGGGAGCAAATAGTGGTGGTGAGCTTTCATCTCTGCACACATGATCGCTTCTTCCTCCAGGTGCCTCTAGTTTTCTGGCCAGGAGAAGCCAGACCACTGGCTGACGTTGCCGTCTCGTTTATTCATGACTAAGATGTGGTGTGTTTCAAATCCCTGGTTTAAAGATAAATCTATGCAGGTCCAGATACCAGACGCTTTATGTAAACCCATGGTTGTCAAACACACCAACAACACGGTGATGTCAGACTGGTCACTGGGCTCTGATACTGACATTATGCTATATACGTGGTGCTGGCACCCTTGCTTGGGAGAATCAGCCGATAGGTCGCTACAGTGTGAACGTCTGCATGTGACAGATGCTCTGCGCCCAGGGCAGTGGCCTCCGGACGTCAGCAGAAACAGCAGAGTTGGTGTCCAGAATCCAGACTCAGCACTGCAATAAAAACTAGCCTCACACCTTTGACAGTAGCACTGGGACATAAACATTCCTGAGAAGGTATGTCATACCTCATTACCTGCTCTGATTTATTTGCACGTTAGGAGGCATCCGCTCTGCACAGCTGCTGCCACAGTGAAGCATGAACAACAGGCCTCACGTAAGGGAGCCCTCAACGTCACTTGTGCTGATCAAACGAAAATTTCCCTGCTCATTAATATTCTTGTTAAGGTTTTAGTAATCAGTTCAGGCAATGCTCATTAATGCAGCTTTTATTCGGCAGTGTGGGAAGCGCAATCTGAGCCGGATTAATCCCTTCGCCCACCCGACAACGATGTCCAAGCAAATAAATGAGAGTGAGGCCATCACACCGTCACGAGATACAGTGAGGAGCTGAGCTGGCAGAAGGTCGGGAGGCTGGCCGCATGCAATCTGGCACATTCTACAAGGACTTACTTTCCCACGGGGGGGTCCTTTCAAAAGCGGCAAAGAGGCAAGGAAAAGGGGATAAAAAAAATCCCGGGAAGTGAAGCCATTTGTTAAAGGGACAAAGGGCAGAAAGGGCAGAGGAAGTCAGCTCA
Encoded proteins:
- the kif26ab gene encoding kinesin-like protein KIF26A isoform X4, whose amino-acid sequence is MDSLSCCWSQGLTVEVGRESMCPEVISINGPVAPALLRSPPLRERTTPTPQTSTPSTSAAASFFIRAAQKLNLSSKRKKPPAPLALPQELCIYPTSFSAALQLSPPPAPPCLLRGVSKVKDNPGMGKVKVMVRICPSTGPLDSSESMSFLKVDPRKKQLTLYDPSLNTHSNSGPRRAVVAAPKMFAFDAVFTQDASQAEVCSGTVAEVIQSVVNGADGCIFCFGHVRLGKTYTMIGKDSSTQSLGIVPCAISWLFKLINERKEKTGTRFSVRVSAVEISGKDETLSDLLSEVASGSLQDGQSPGIYLREDPICGTQLQNQSELRAPTAEKAAFFLDAAIAARSTSRPDCDEEDRRNSHMLFTLHIYQYRMEKSGKGGMSGGRSRLHLIDLGSCEKVLSKSRDGGGGLCLSLNALGNVILALANGAKHVPYRDSKLTMLLRESLGNINCRTTMIAHISDSPAQYPESLTTLQLASRIHRMRKKKAKYASSSSGGESSCEEGRIRRPPHLRPFHPRTVALDPDLPLLVSDPDYSSSSEQSCDTVIYVGPGGAALSDRELSDNEGPPAFVPIIPSLNRKRTKDGPVDRDHFKCNTFAELQERLECIDGSEEPTVFPGEGKGSQTGSKLDNGAAKAKDNAAVPPGTPTKASYQENNSLRQPPQCTSDNLTCSTPFKSTPEHSKWSSSASDGGVVESLSRTSADGEKVLTSDGREVTSKYGSTTSQDSEPVVREKVYVNKRPLPKPAPPPPQQRDPRTLYPESEGSSAMRMPPVGMSHQSLKRGEPGSSPVLGRANPMSRSPMEVSHLRSTFRGRCFDRDILRTTVTLQQPVELNGEDELVFTVVEELSIGSIIDNGRPSSIISFNSDCSLQALASGSRPVSIISSINDEFDAYMSQEGASGINTDIVPEEVFDCPGSRCSSISSWLTEVSVGTLESEGTPSADRFLQQPKHIGPEGTFYLDSLGMFHKEPFNPQDVKSSLNDSGFCFSEMDSDSVTSSKLSLSITRCPSSPESIKVATRISKETKANTLNSSQPSQIPQGVHSSLPKKIKPTSFVPQSSSSRELQRQEGKQEDPWLRIDNPSDSRASDSNSAGKFSRNGTSSIPSRKPDMNSNSVPRPPKTLVSTSSQRVVDGCEKSSSKKTETPSKMPQLRRGATTLGTVPVIHNSSDSRGTQDVMAGAVSLKFSSLGKKTNGQKGSMLPKPGGSSPPAPPVRKSSLDQKNRILLPPSALKSAGIDGGKSPAARAASSEDELEMRLRSNSGSHKTSSLKVDCSSGKATSSLKTRGGKGETGQWYGSQTSLERCDSLSSVGSKPGLYRENSGASLGSNGKSSRSVPRLGAPTAASTPTATSPPPCVVPGTPGKAGLLKGNVNPKTMGVSGSKTRSISTSSSKALSSSTKSLAAPAARNTGLPPTGKMGPRSVTGVNSKPGRGTIMGTKQAIRAANSRVSELASSGPGKHFRGSADSDSGNDSGVNLSDDKPTALALPSPYSKITAPRRPQRYSSGHGSDNSSVLSGELPPAMGRTALFYHSGGSSGYESMIRDSEATGSASSAHDSMSESGMSSSGRTRASKSPKKRSNGLQRRRLIPAPLPDSSSLGWKPSTTGQWVDLPPLLPGTLKEPFEIKVYEIDDVERLQRRRMEDVAEQPFQDVEKGLLYFNTRLKLLERRQQQIRELKAKHEMLKVELEDTKHRLMMDPNKWTGEFEVDQDLDKESQEYLEALEQTTDELEYYVNLCKSRIMMVTCFDIGVTTDTQEGLREVEV